The DNA window CTGGTACAACCTGGCCACCACCACCATGACCGTGCTGGTCGGCGGCCTGGTCGCCAGCGTCTACCTGGCCGGGCTGCTCGCCGACCACCTCGGGCTCACCGTCCTGGCCGCGTACGCCTCGATCGCCGACCACTTCGAGCAGCTCGGGTACGCCGTGGTGGGCCTCTTCGCCCTCGCCTGGGGCGGCGCCGTGCTGCTCTGGCGGCTGCGCGGCCTCGACCGCCGCTTCGGGCGGGCGGAATCATGACGCGGACCGTGCATCCCATCGAGGCGGAGTCCTACCGGATCCTGCGCGGGCGGGTCGACCTGTCGCACCTGCCGCCGCTGACCCGGGCGGTCACCGAGCGGGTGGTGCACGCCAGCGCCGACCTCGACTACGTCGCCGACCTGGTCTGCGACGAGGACGGGCTGGCCGCCGGGCTGGCCGCGCTGCGGGCCGGCGCGCCGATCGTCACCGACGTGTGGATGGTCGCCGCCGGCATCACCCGGGCCGGGCGGGAGATCGTCTGTCCGGTCGCCGAGCCGGCAGCCGCCGAGCTGGGCCGCGCCGCCGGCATCACCCGCTCGGCCGCCGCGGTGCGGATCGCGTCCGAGCGGGTCGGCCCGGGCGCGGTCTGGGTGGTCGGCTGTGCCCCCACCGCGCTGGTCGAACTGATCGCGCTCGACGCGGCCCCGGCGCTGGTGGTCGGCCTGCCGGTCGGGTTCGTCGGCGCGGCCGAGTCCAAGGCGGCGCTGCGGGCCAGCGGCCTGCCCGCCGTGTCCAACGTGGGCGAGAAGGGCGGCTCCGCGGTGGCCGCCGCCGCCCTCAACGCCCTGCTGTACCTGGAGGAGAAGTGAAGGACCGGACCCCGCTGCTGATCGTCGGGCACGGCACCCGCAGCGCCGCCGGCGTCGCCCAGTTCGCCGCGCTGGTGGAGCGGATCCGCCGCCGGGGCGCGGTCGCCGACGTCGAGGGCGGCTTCATCGAGCTGTCCCGCCCGCCGCTGACCGACGCCGTCGGCGCGCTCGTCGGCCGGGGCCACCGGTCCGTCGTGGCGCTGCCGCTGGTGCTGGCCGCCGCCGGGCACGGCAAGGGGGACATCCCCGCCGCCCTCGCCCGGGAGAAGCAGCGCCACACCGGCCTCCGGTACGCCTACGGGCGGCCGCTCGGCCCGCACCCGCTGCTTCAGGAGACGCTCGCGCGGCGGATCGACGCGGCGCTCGACGGGGCCGACCGGGCCGGCACGTGGGTAGCCCTGATCGGGCGCGGCTCCACCGACCCGGACGCCAACGCCGAGGTGACCAAGGTGGCCCGGCTGCTCTGGGAGGGGCGCGGCTACGCCGAGGTGGAACCCGGCTTCGTCTCGCTCGCCGAGCCGTCCGTGCCGGCCGTGCTGGAGCGGCTGCGCCGGCTCGGCGCCCGGCGGATCGTGGTCGCCCCCTACTTCCTCTTCGCCGGGGTGCTGCCGGACCGGATCGTGGCGCAGAGCCGGGAGTTCGCCGCCGACCATCCCGGCCTGGACGTGCGGGTGGCCGAGGTGATCGGCGACTGCGATCCCCTCGCCGACCTGGTCCTGGAGCGGCACGCCGAGGCGCTGCGCGGTGACATCCGAATGAACTGCGACACCTGCGCGTATCGGGTGGCGCTGCCCGGGTTCGCCGACAAGGTGGGCCGGCCGCAGACCCCGCACCACCACCCCGACGACCCGGCCGACGGGCACGGCCACCACCATCACCACCACCACGCCGGCCACCACGACGAGCCGGCCCTGCGCCCCGGACAGGTGGCCGTCGTGGGCGGCGGGCCCGGCCCCGACGACCTGATCACCGTACGCGGCCGGGCGCTGCTCGACGCCGCGGACGTGGTGGTGGCCGACCGGCTCGCTCCGGCCGGGCTGCTGCGCCGGCTGCGCCCCGGCGTGCTGGTGGTGGACGCCGCCAAGGTGCCCCGGGGCCCGTCGATGGCCCAGGACACCATCAACGACACGCTGATCGCGCACGCCCGCGCCGGGCGCCGGGTGGTCCGGCTCAAGGGCGGCGACCCGTACGTCTTCGGCCGGGGCCACGAGGAGGTCCTCGCCTGCGCGGCGGCCGGGGTGGAGACAGTGCTCGTGCCCGGGGTGAGCAGCGCGGTGGCCGCGCCCGCCCTGGCCGGGGTGCCGGTGACCCACCGGGGCGTGGCGCACGAGGTCACCGTGGTGTCCGGGCACCTCCCGCCCGGGCACCCCGACTCCCTGGTGGACTGGGCCGCGCTGGCCCGGGCGCGGGGCACGCTGGTGCTGCTCATGGCGGTGGACACCGTCGGGCGGATCGCCGCCGAACTGCTCGCCAACGGGCGGGCGCCGGAGACGCCGGTGCTGGCGGTCCGCGACGCCGGACACCCGGAGCAGTGGACGGCCCGGTGCCGGCTGGACGAGGTCGGCGCGCTCGCCGCGCGGGACGAGGTCCGGCCGCCGGCGGTGTTCGTGGTCGGGCCGGTGGTGGGGCTCGCCGCCGACCCCGCCTCGCTCGCCGGGGCCGATCCGGTGCCGGCCGCCGCCGGCCCCGCGTCCGTCGCCGTCACGGTGCGGGGGTGAGCGCGGCAGCCCGGGGGATCAGCCGGTGACGGCGCGGGCCAGGACGTAGCCCAGGGTGGCCGCCGCGAGTCCGGCGGTCACGCTGCCCAGCGCGTTGGCCAGCGCCGGGCCGCGGTGACCCGAGCGGTGCAGCCGAACGGTCTCGTAGCCGAGGGTGGACCAGGTGGTCAGCGCGCCGCAGAAGCCGGTGCCGACCAGGGCGGTCACCGCGGGGGAGGCGGGCACGGCGGCCACCGCGCCGAGCACCAGCGACCCGACCACGTTGACGGTCAGCGTGCCCCACGGGAACAGGGAGCCGTGCCGGGCCTGCACGGCCCGGTCGGTCAGGTAGCGCAGCGGCGCGCCCACCGCCGCCCCGAGCGCGATCAGCAGGACGGTCACCGGGCCACCCCGCCCCGGGCCCGGGCCAGCACCCGGCCGGCCACCGCGTCCCCGGCCCCGACCGCCAGCAACGCCCCGGCCAGGGTCGCCGCCAGGTACGCCAGCGCGGTGCCCGGCGCCCCGGCGGCGATCGCCCGCTGGGCGTCCACGGCGTAGGTGGAGAAGGTGGTGAAGCCGCCGAGCACGCCGACGCCGAGGAACGGCCGGACCAGCGGCCCGGCCGGGCGGGCGGTGAGCACCGCCATGAGCGCGCCGATCAGCAGGCAGCCGGTGACGTTGATGCCGAAGGTGGCCCACGGGAAGCCGGTGGGCGGGTGCGGGAACGCGGCCTGCAGCCCGGCCCGGCCCAGCGCGCCGAGCACCCCGCCGGCGGCGATGACCCCGAGCACCGCCGCCGGGTGGGCGGGCAGCTCCCGCCGGTCGGCGGGGACGCGCAGGTCGACGTCGGGGTCGACGCGGAACTCGGACGGTCCGGTCACGGTGCCTCCCACCAGGACGCGCAGCACTGGCAGGGACCGTTGGCGAGCGGGTCGCGGTTCTCCCGGCCGTTACCGGGACGGCGGGCCCCACCGCCGGTTTCCGCCCGAGCATAACGCCGTCCCTCGGGCCGGCCCGGTCCGCGGCCGCGCCCGCCGGCCCGGCCCCGGGGCGGGGACGACCGCCCGGCCGGCCCGGCCGGCCCGGCCGGTCCGGGCCGGTCAGGCCGCGACGTCGGCCAGCTCGTGGGTGGCCGCGGCGTCGCCCGGGGTACGCCGGGCACGCCGCTCGGCCACCAGGAGCACCGCGAGGCCGAGCAGGGTGAGCCCGGCGCCGGCCCAGATCGGGGCGGTGAAGCCGAGGCCGGCGTCGATGGTCAGCCCGCCGAGCCAGGCGCCGAGCGCGTTGCCGACGTTGAACGCGGCGATGTTCGCCCCGGAGGCCAGGGTCGGGGCCTGGCGGGCGTACTTCATGATCCGCATCTGGAGCGGCGGCACGGTGGCGAAGCCGAACGCGCCCATCAGCACCAGCGCGACCACGGTCAGCGCCGGGCTCGCGGCGGTCAGCGCGAAGCCGACCAGCACCAGGGTGAGCACCGCCAGGACGGTGACCAGGGTCCGGGACAGCGACACGTCGGCGGCCCGGCCGCCGGCCAGGTTGCCGGCGAACAGCCCGACCCCGAAGAGCACCAGCAGCCACGGCACGGTGCCGGCCGCGAAGCCGCTCACCTCGGTGAGCGTGTACGCGATGTAGGTGAACGCGCCGAACATGCCACCGAAGCCGAGCACGGTGACCACGAGCGAGAACCAGACCTGGGCGTGGGTGAAGGCCCGCAGCTCGCCGCGCAGCCCGCCAGTCGGTGCGGCGTCGGTGGCCGGACCGCGACCGGGCACCAGGACGGCGAGGCCGACCAGCGCGACCAGCCCGATGCCGGTGATCGCCCAGAACGTGGCGCGCCAGCCGAGGTGCTGGCCGAGGAGGGTGCCGAACGGCACGCCGAGGACGTTGGCGATCGTGAGGCCGGCGAACATCATGGCGATCGCGCCTGCCCGGCGGGCCGGCGCGACCAGGCCGGCTGCCACGACCGCGCCGATGCCGAAGAACGCGCCGTGGCAGAGTGCCGCGACGATCCGGCCGGCCAGCATGGTGCCGTAGTCGCCGGCCAGCGCCGAGAGGAGGTTGCCGGCGATGAAGAGCACCATCAGGCCGAGCAGGACCGGCTTGCGGCGCAGCCGGGTGACGGCGGCGGTGAGCGCCACCCCGCCGACGGCGACGCTGAGGGCGTAGCCGGAGATCAACCAGCCGGCCACCGACTCGCTGACCGCGAAGTCGGCGGCGACCTGGGGGAGCAGCCCCATGATCACGAACTCGGTCAGCCCGATGCCGAACGCCCCGATCGCCAGGGCGATCAGGCCGCCGGGGAGGGCCGAGGTGCGCTGTGCCATGCCGTACCCAATCCATGCGTTCGAAACAAAAGGCGCATGCAACTACCCGCGCCGACAACGAAGATAGTTGCACGCGCTGTATACCGGCGCAAGGGTGGTAGTCTGGGGGGCGTCCAGGTCACACCGGAGGGGGCGTCATGGGGATCGCCGACGACGCGGTCGAGATCCGCGCGCAGGGCTGGCGCACTCTCGCCGCGCTGCACGGCCTCATCGAGACCGCGCTGGAGCGCGCCCTCCAGGGCGAGCAC is part of the Micromonospora halotolerans genome and encodes:
- a CDS encoding precorrin-8X methylmutase; amino-acid sequence: MTRTVHPIEAESYRILRGRVDLSHLPPLTRAVTERVVHASADLDYVADLVCDEDGLAAGLAALRAGAPIVTDVWMVAAGITRAGREIVCPVAEPAAAELGRAAGITRSAAAVRIASERVGPGAVWVVGCAPTALVELIALDAAPALVVGLPVGFVGAAESKAALRASGLPAVSNVGEKGGSAVAAAALNALLYLEEK
- the cobA gene encoding uroporphyrinogen-III C-methyltransferase; its protein translation is MKDRTPLLIVGHGTRSAAGVAQFAALVERIRRRGAVADVEGGFIELSRPPLTDAVGALVGRGHRSVVALPLVLAAAGHGKGDIPAALAREKQRHTGLRYAYGRPLGPHPLLQETLARRIDAALDGADRAGTWVALIGRGSTDPDANAEVTKVARLLWEGRGYAEVEPGFVSLAEPSVPAVLERLRRLGARRIVVAPYFLFAGVLPDRIVAQSREFAADHPGLDVRVAEVIGDCDPLADLVLERHAEALRGDIRMNCDTCAYRVALPGFADKVGRPQTPHHHPDDPADGHGHHHHHHHAGHHDEPALRPGQVAVVGGGPGPDDLITVRGRALLDAADVVVADRLAPAGLLRRLRPGVLVVDAAKVPRGPSMAQDTINDTLIAHARAGRRVVRLKGGDPYVFGRGHEEVLACAAAGVETVLVPGVSSAVAAPALAGVPVTHRGVAHEVTVVSGHLPPGHPDSLVDWAALARARGTLVLLMAVDTVGRIAAELLANGRAPETPVLAVRDAGHPEQWTARCRLDEVGALAARDEVRPPAVFVVGPVVGLAADPASLAGADPVPAAAGPASVAVTVRG
- the crcB gene encoding fluoride efflux transporter CrcB yields the protein MTVLLIALGAAVGAPLRYLTDRAVQARHGSLFPWGTLTVNVVGSLVLGAVAAVPASPAVTALVGTGFCGALTTWSTLGYETVRLHRSGHRGPALANALGSVTAGLAAATLGYVLARAVTG
- a CDS encoding FluC/FEX family fluoride channel, with product MGGTVTGPSEFRVDPDVDLRVPADRRELPAHPAAVLGVIAAGGVLGALGRAGLQAAFPHPPTGFPWATFGINVTGCLLIGALMAVLTARPAGPLVRPFLGVGVLGGFTTFSTYAVDAQRAIAAGAPGTALAYLAATLAGALLAVGAGDAVAGRVLARARGGVAR
- a CDS encoding MFS transporter, with protein sequence MAQRTSALPGGLIALAIGAFGIGLTEFVIMGLLPQVAADFAVSESVAGWLISGYALSVAVGGVALTAAVTRLRRKPVLLGLMVLFIAGNLLSALAGDYGTMLAGRIVAALCHGAFFGIGAVVAAGLVAPARRAGAIAMMFAGLTIANVLGVPFGTLLGQHLGWRATFWAITGIGLVALVGLAVLVPGRGPATDAAPTGGLRGELRAFTHAQVWFSLVVTVLGFGGMFGAFTYIAYTLTEVSGFAAGTVPWLLVLFGVGLFAGNLAGGRAADVSLSRTLVTVLAVLTLVLVGFALTAASPALTVVALVLMGAFGFATVPPLQMRIMKYARQAPTLASGANIAAFNVGNALGAWLGGLTIDAGLGFTAPIWAGAGLTLLGLAVLLVAERRARRTPGDAAATHELADVAA